In one window of Coleofasciculaceae cyanobacterium DNA:
- a CDS encoding efflux RND transporter periplasmic adaptor subunit, translating into MSLRFSATNTQRWANPASLIYWTIFLPGLLFTASCGLLPPGDAQSNSSPQQQQQSPTVNTAVASQGSLEKNTEYVGTTFPVREVSLRSRIEGQLLDVTVDVGDRVEQGQVLARIDDSISAATVAEAEAEVAALQSEVASLEADVNDARAQVEQAQLELQQAQSNAARTNQLFQQGAISEQEAELDETAVGTAEQTLRSVQQQVDNRSSAVVAAQRRVAAQQAIVAQEQQRQSFTVLTSPVTGSVLERVLEPGDLAQPGDEVLQLGDFSQIQVQVQISELELAGIQAGQTAQVRLDALPEQTFTGEVTQISLAADSTARLIPVEVTIANRDRRIGRGLLARVNFEQQSDRNIVVPETAVQITSEEAKNNSASELDTATMFILKQEGEQATVTAREVKLGERANSRVEILSGLKPGEKFVVRSSDNLQNGDRVRPSFISESSQSES; encoded by the coding sequence ATGTCACTCAGATTTTCCGCTACCAATACTCAACGGTGGGCAAATCCAGCCTCGTTGATATACTGGACGATCTTTTTACCAGGATTGCTCTTTACAGCAAGTTGCGGTTTATTGCCTCCAGGAGATGCCCAAAGCAATTCTAGTCCTCAGCAGCAACAGCAATCCCCAACTGTTAATACAGCAGTAGCTAGCCAAGGCTCACTTGAGAAAAATACTGAGTATGTTGGTACGACTTTTCCAGTGCGGGAAGTTTCTTTGCGATCGCGCATTGAAGGACAACTGCTGGATGTGACGGTAGACGTAGGCGATCGAGTAGAGCAAGGTCAAGTATTAGCACGGATCGACGATTCCATCTCAGCAGCTACGGTGGCGGAGGCAGAAGCAGAGGTGGCAGCACTTCAATCGGAGGTAGCCAGTTTAGAAGCAGATGTCAATGATGCCCGCGCCCAAGTCGAACAGGCACAGCTAGAACTACAACAGGCGCAGTCTAATGCAGCCAGGACAAACCAACTTTTTCAGCAGGGTGCAATTTCCGAACAAGAGGCAGAATTAGACGAAACTGCGGTGGGGACGGCAGAACAAACTTTAAGATCTGTTCAACAGCAAGTAGACAATCGCTCTTCTGCCGTAGTAGCTGCCCAACGTCGCGTGGCAGCACAGCAGGCAATAGTTGCCCAGGAGCAACAAAGACAGTCATTTACCGTCTTAACTTCCCCCGTGACGGGTTCGGTATTAGAAAGAGTTTTAGAACCAGGAGACTTAGCCCAACCAGGTGACGAAGTATTGCAGTTAGGAGATTTTAGCCAGATTCAGGTACAGGTGCAAATTTCCGAACTAGAACTAGCAGGGATTCAGGCAGGACAGACGGCACAGGTACGGTTAGATGCCTTGCCAGAGCAAACGTTTACAGGAGAAGTGACGCAAATTTCTTTGGCTGCCGATTCCACAGCCCGTTTAATCCCCGTCGAGGTGACTATTGCTAACCGCGATCGCCGTATTGGTAGAGGATTACTAGCGCGGGTCAATTTTGAGCAACAGAGCGATCGCAACATTGTCGTTCCAGAAACAGCAGTTCAAATAACCTCAGAGGAGGCAAAAAATAATTCCGCGTCAGAGTTAGATACGGCAACCATGTTTATCTTAAAACAAGAAGGAGAACAAGCTACAGTTACCGCCCGCGAGGTGAAACTCGGCGAGCGCGCTAACTCTCGAGTCGAAATTCTCTCTGGACTAAAACCAGGAGAAAAATTTGTCGTGCGTAGTAGTGACAATTTACAAAACGGCGATCGCGTTCGTCCCAGCTTTATCTCCGAATCATCACAATCTGAATCGTAA
- a CDS encoding efflux RND transporter permease subunit, which translates to MKTSPPANFSISIVAIRQHIGTLMLTLAVIVIGVFFLFNIQVDLLPSISYPRIGLRVNVPGISPEVAVDEVTRPLEEGLAATEGVVQVFSQTREGQVSVDLYFQPGGNIDLALNDATAAFNRARSNLLDTVEEPRLFKVDPSQLPIYELALTSQSLDPLQLRVFADEELARELGVVEGVAVVDVSGGVEEEVRVLIDLSRLQALGVALDDVLTELEETNQDISGGRILGELNEPLTRAVGRFEDAESILNLSFEVENVENSATAETENNSVPLRRVYLRDFAEVIDGQANQRVFVFLNEQPAVKVSIQKQPEANTIEVVEGIKQRVKELQQAGIIPEDLELVATLDESIFIQNAISNVTNSGLIGAGLAAIAVLLFLGSLRQTAIVVSAIPLAALTAIILMKLFGLSLNVFSLGGLAVGVGIVVDNSIVMLENIAEGAGMTPGKDAKTRLNSQQLIEQTMYSSQEVESALVASTSTNLVAVLPFLLIGGFISLLFNELVLTVSFAVAASILVAITVVPMLTSRLLAIRKSSSIGRFWLLQAFNRQFEAATRRYGIMLKQVLRRRLLVVGLTFLLLGGSTILVVGQVPQEILPRIDTGQAQLRAQFPPGTPLETNRQVMAKVDEILLAQPETEYVFTTSGGFLFGSNTSENPLRGSSTITLQPDTDVEAYISRVEAELDRLNLVDIRLRLAPGEVRGLILNNSPVRGADVDVILQGENSQVLEQAGQQVLDTLEQRATLSSFRPDADPSQPEIQIRLNRERAADLNLNIQDIGNTLETAITGSVPTQLQRGNRLVDVRVELEEDAISRPDQLEQIPLFIDDSDRLIRLGDVTRIEQGQAPGEIQRINQRQVFLISGSLNEDADLGAALTELEQIFQEIDLPEGVSRLPSAAAQSNQEIQSSFAVLGGLAAFLVFVVMAVQYNSLIDPLVIMFTLPLALAGGIWGLFITQTAIGITVIVGAVLLVGIVVNNAIILVELANQIREREQCDRTTAILQAAPQRLRPILMTTITTVVGMFPLALGLGQGGEFLQPLGIVVFSGLALATLLTLFIIPCFYILLHNLVGRISGKKRSLSNQQKTTQTLTPK; encoded by the coding sequence ATGAAAACTTCCCCCCCCGCCAACTTTAGTATCAGCATTGTTGCCATTCGCCAGCACATCGGCACTCTAATGCTAACCCTAGCGGTAATTGTTATCGGAGTATTTTTTCTGTTTAACATCCAGGTAGACTTGCTTCCTTCTATTTCCTACCCACGCATTGGTTTGCGAGTCAACGTACCTGGCATTTCCCCCGAAGTCGCAGTAGATGAAGTGACTCGACCACTAGAAGAAGGACTGGCTGCCACTGAAGGGGTGGTACAGGTTTTTTCTCAAACTCGCGAGGGACAAGTAAGTGTCGACCTTTACTTTCAACCAGGAGGAAACATCGATCTCGCTTTAAATGATGCTACTGCTGCATTTAATCGCGCGCGATCTAACCTACTAGACACAGTTGAAGAACCAAGGTTATTTAAAGTCGATCCGTCTCAGTTACCCATTTACGAACTAGCACTGACATCTCAATCTTTAGATCCTTTGCAGTTGCGCGTGTTTGCCGATGAAGAACTGGCGCGGGAACTGGGAGTTGTTGAAGGTGTAGCCGTAGTTGATGTTTCGGGGGGTGTAGAAGAAGAAGTAAGGGTTTTAATCGATCTCAGCCGTCTTCAAGCCTTGGGTGTAGCCTTAGATGATGTTCTCACTGAGTTAGAAGAAACTAATCAGGATATTTCTGGCGGGCGAATTTTAGGCGAACTTAACGAACCTTTGACCCGTGCCGTTGGTCGCTTTGAGGATGCAGAGTCAATTCTCAATCTTTCTTTTGAAGTAGAGAATGTAGAGAATTCGGCAACAGCAGAAACGGAAAATAATTCAGTTCCTCTACGTCGCGTATATCTGCGAGATTTTGCCGAGGTTATCGATGGTCAAGCCAACCAGCGAGTTTTTGTGTTTCTCAACGAACAACCTGCGGTGAAAGTCAGCATTCAAAAGCAGCCTGAAGCTAATACGATTGAAGTCGTCGAGGGAATCAAACAGCGAGTTAAAGAGTTGCAACAAGCAGGGATAATTCCTGAAGATCTGGAATTGGTTGCAACTTTGGACGAATCGATCTTTATTCAAAATGCCATTAGCAATGTTACCAATTCTGGTTTAATTGGCGCGGGACTAGCTGCGATCGCCGTTTTGCTGTTCCTCGGTTCGCTGCGACAAACCGCAATTGTCGTGTCGGCAATTCCTTTAGCAGCATTAACAGCAATTATTTTAATGAAGCTATTTGGTCTGTCTCTCAATGTATTTAGCTTGGGCGGATTGGCAGTAGGAGTAGGAATTGTCGTCGATAACTCCATTGTCATGCTAGAAAATATTGCTGAAGGTGCGGGCATGACACCAGGAAAAGATGCCAAGACGCGACTTAATTCTCAGCAGCTGATCGAGCAAACCATGTATAGCAGTCAAGAGGTTGAATCGGCTTTGGTTGCTTCTACCAGTACCAATTTAGTTGCCGTTCTACCTTTTTTGCTGATCGGTGGCTTTATTTCTCTGCTGTTTAATGAATTAGTTCTCACCGTTAGCTTTGCGGTGGCAGCCTCAATTCTAGTAGCCATAACAGTTGTGCCAATGCTAACCTCGCGTTTACTGGCGATCCGAAAATCTAGTTCCATTGGGCGTTTTTGGCTACTCCAAGCATTCAATCGTCAATTTGAAGCTGCTACTAGACGCTACGGAATTATGCTCAAACAGGTTTTGCGACGGCGATTACTTGTAGTTGGGCTGACTTTTTTACTGCTGGGTGGCAGTACTATTCTAGTTGTCGGTCAAGTTCCCCAAGAGATTTTGCCTCGAATCGATACAGGGCAAGCGCAATTGCGCGCCCAATTTCCCCCAGGAACTCCTCTAGAAACAAACCGCCAAGTCATGGCAAAAGTGGATGAGATTTTACTAGCACAGCCAGAAACTGAGTATGTCTTTACTACATCTGGTGGCTTTTTGTTTGGTAGCAACACCAGCGAAAACCCCCTACGGGGTTCTAGTACGATCACTCTTCAGCCAGATACCGATGTTGAGGCTTATATCTCGCGGGTAGAAGCAGAATTAGATCGGCTCAACTTAGTTGATATTCGTCTGCGGCTTGCTCCTGGTGAAGTACGAGGTTTAATTTTAAACAACTCTCCAGTGCGCGGTGCAGATGTTGATGTAATCCTTCAGGGAGAGAATTCTCAGGTACTAGAACAAGCAGGACAGCAAGTATTAGATACTTTAGAACAACGAGCCACCTTATCTAGCTTTCGTCCCGATGCCGATCCTAGTCAACCTGAAATTCAAATTCGGCTAAACCGCGAACGCGCTGCGGATCTTAACTTAAATATTCAAGATATTGGCAATACTTTAGAAACGGCGATTACTGGTTCAGTACCTACCCAACTACAGCGGGGAAACCGCCTGGTAGATGTCAGAGTTGAGCTGGAGGAAGATGCAATTAGTCGTCCCGATCAACTAGAGCAAATTCCCTTATTTATCGATGATAGCGATCGCCTGATTCGTTTGGGAGATGTTACCCGCATTGAACAAGGACAAGCCCCTGGAGAAATTCAGCGCATTAACCAACGTCAGGTATTTTTAATTTCAGGTAGCCTCAATGAAGATGCTGATTTAGGAGCAGCCTTGACTGAATTGGAGCAAATTTTTCAAGAGATTGACTTGCCAGAAGGGGTCAGTCGCCTCCCAAGTGCTGCGGCGCAAAGCAATCAAGAAATTCAATCTTCTTTCGCTGTTTTGGGCGGACTAGCTGCATTTTTAGTTTTTGTCGTGATGGCTGTACAGTACAATTCTCTAATCGATCCGCTGGTAATTATGTTTACTCTGCCCCTGGCATTGGCGGGAGGTATTTGGGGACTATTTATTACCCAAACGGCGATCGGTATAACTGTGATTGTGGGAGCAGTTTTACTAGTGGGTATTGTAGTTAACAACGCGATTATTTTGGTAGAGTTAGCCAATCAAATTAGAGAGCGAGAACAATGCGATCGCACCACGGCGATTTTACAAGCTGCACCACAAAGATTGCGTCCTATTTTAATGACCACCATTACTACTGTAGTCGGGATGTTTCCTTTGGCATTAGGGTTAGGACAGGGGGGCGAGTTTCTGCAACCTTTAGGTATCGTTGTCTTTTCAGGATTAGCATTGGCAACGCTGCTAACTTTGTTTATTATTCCTTGTTTCTATATATTGCTACATAATTTGGTGGGCAGAATTTCAGGTAAAAAGCGATCGCTATCTAACCAGCAGAAAACTACACAAACCCTTACTCCTAAATAA
- a CDS encoding response regulator transcription factor, whose amino-acid sequence MNRILIAEDEPRIASFLEKGLRAKGYITTIATNGIEVLSMALDDNFDLLLLDLGLPEKDGLAVLEELRGQGATLSIIILTARDDIQDKLAGLEGGADDYITKPFRFEELLARIRLRMRTSQPVTIKNETSLTTENLTLNLLTRQVTFKHQPVELSEREFTLLETFIRHKGQVMSREQLLDRVWGYNYDPGSNIVDVYVGYLRKKLASDLIATVRGIGYQLIDNKQLKCK is encoded by the coding sequence ATGAATCGAATTCTAATTGCTGAAGATGAACCTCGTATTGCTTCTTTTTTAGAAAAAGGATTACGCGCTAAAGGGTATATAACTACAATTGCCACCAATGGTATTGAAGTGCTTTCCATGGCATTAGATGATAATTTCGATTTGCTGTTGCTCGATTTAGGACTTCCAGAGAAAGATGGCTTAGCTGTCCTTGAAGAATTAAGGGGACAAGGGGCGACTTTATCGATTATTATTTTGACAGCTCGTGATGATATTCAAGATAAACTAGCTGGACTCGAAGGTGGGGCAGATGATTACATCACCAAACCCTTTCGCTTTGAAGAATTACTGGCACGAATTCGTCTGCGGATGCGTACTTCTCAACCAGTTACGATCAAAAATGAAACGAGCTTAACTACCGAAAATTTGACGCTTAATTTATTAACTCGCCAAGTAACTTTCAAACATCAACCAGTAGAACTTTCCGAACGAGAATTTACACTCTTAGAAACGTTTATCCGACATAAAGGACAAGTAATGAGTCGGGAACAATTATTAGATCGCGTCTGGGGATATAATTACGATCCCGGCTCAAATATTGTCGATGTCTATGTAGGTTATTTACGCAAAAAATTAGCCAGCGATTTAATTGCAACAGTTCGAGGAATAGGTTATCAATTGATAGACAACAAACAATTAAAGTGTAAATAG
- a CDS encoding HAMP domain-containing sensor histidine kinase → MKSDQNLKAASRQQNIFWEARTRILAWYLALITSFLALSVPVITHLILFQVNLRVRHDLIEELEVFDNFQQAQFPQIETTNEAILAQLFEEFLNYKIPEDDTFLITILDGQFYRSNPRLRPHILAVESSLMQKWLTFKQPTQGEWTTSNPEIGRILYLTKPVIVRGEVTGILVAAHLTAGEVKEAFDAVRMSLGILVIVLLCAALAAWIASEKVLNPLQKLSKTVSSIDESDLEQRIAVTGSGEIAQLTKRFNQMMERLQKVFLSQRELLNDAGHELRTPITIIRGHLELMGNDPQEQEETLAIVFDELDRMSRLVNNLVLLAKAERFDFLQEETIDIALFTQEIYSKITTLALRNWQLNNRGRGHFQGDRQRLTQAIINLAQNAVQHTEETDRIILGSKSDRDRVSFSIQDTGEGFAAKDRELIFQRFARAANNRRHSQGQGLGLSIVQAIAKAHGGKVEANGEIGKGATFTLILPLNRFQ, encoded by the coding sequence TTGAAGTCTGACCAAAACCTGAAGGCTGCCAGTCGCCAACAAAATATTTTCTGGGAAGCGAGAACGCGAATTTTGGCTTGGTATCTGGCATTGATCACCAGCTTTTTGGCTTTATCTGTTCCTGTGATTACTCACCTAATCTTGTTTCAAGTTAACCTGAGAGTGCGTCACGATCTGATTGAAGAGTTAGAAGTATTTGATAATTTTCAGCAAGCTCAATTTCCGCAAATTGAAACCACAAACGAAGCAATACTAGCTCAATTATTTGAAGAATTTTTAAACTATAAAATTCCCGAAGATGACACTTTTTTAATTACGATTCTCGACGGTCAATTTTATCGCTCTAATCCACGATTGCGACCACATATCTTAGCAGTAGAGTCGTCGTTAATGCAAAAATGGTTGACATTTAAACAACCAACTCAAGGAGAATGGACAACTTCAAATCCCGAAATCGGCAGAATCTTGTATTTAACTAAACCTGTAATTGTTCGAGGAGAAGTTACAGGCATTTTAGTAGCAGCCCATCTTACCGCAGGAGAAGTCAAAGAAGCTTTCGATGCAGTTAGAATGTCCCTGGGAATATTAGTCATAGTTTTGCTCTGCGCTGCTTTGGCAGCTTGGATTGCTTCAGAAAAAGTACTCAATCCTTTACAAAAGCTCAGTAAAACTGTTTCTTCGATTGACGAGTCCGATTTAGAACAACGAATTGCGGTGACAGGATCGGGAGAAATCGCTCAATTAACCAAGCGCTTTAATCAAATGATGGAGCGGTTACAAAAAGTTTTTCTCAGTCAACGAGAATTGTTAAATGATGCTGGTCATGAGTTACGAACGCCGATTACGATTATTCGCGGACATTTAGAGTTGATGGGCAACGATCCTCAAGAACAAGAGGAAACTTTGGCTATTGTCTTCGATGAATTAGACCGCATGAGTCGTTTAGTTAATAATTTGGTTCTGTTAGCAAAAGCCGAACGATTTGATTTTTTGCAAGAAGAAACAATTGACATCGCTCTGTTTACCCAAGAAATTTATAGCAAAATAACTACATTAGCCCTACGCAACTGGCAATTAAACAATCGAGGTCGTGGTCATTTTCAGGGCGATCGCCAGCGTCTAACTCAAGCTATTATTAATCTGGCTCAAAATGCCGTTCAACATACGGAAGAAACCGATAGGATTATTTTAGGTTCAAAAAGCGATCGCGATCGTGTGTCTTTCTCGATTCAAGATACGGGAGAAGGCTTTGCTGCCAAAGACCGAGAATTAATTTTTCAACGCTTTGCTCGCGCTGCTAATAATCGTCGGCATTCTCAAGGACAGGGTTTAGGATTATCTATCGTACAGGCGATCGCCAAAGCTCATGGAGGAAAAGTAGAAGCGAATGGCGAAATAGGCAAAGGAGCTACTTTTACCTTAATTTTGCCTTTAAATCGATTTCAATAG